One Mycoplasmopsis caviae DNA segment encodes these proteins:
- a CDS encoding MAG4530 family protein, with protein sequence MKNNSILEKVNKIVKENNFDRKTIIKLSILILVSILTFFAFLFLLNILAEVIYIANYRGLKLSKKWIFFLMPITCLKLLIYYLIFRLVAKVKIHQYSNSNIFKALKWYKIYCFITFKFKKINELDSKNSFDEDEVNIIKVFSNKGLIPLGSASFVMKYKNFWRKNNNIDFVSTDFSNISNDWIKDLSDIEILHTNSAAVRLIYKSKYKIEIMNSKVILPQYWKYKNGKKIINKYWLFGIKLQQLFRLLTSENLTSGISKKISDIEYDIAFLLANEKISMKKAIDVFKHSIISNSFFYNFVALSKFDIRDEIQCEKVKKYLDNFEYFNDKRILQVLFVVREMFKKLKIDEDAQKLYKAIDTIIYKEQANKKYVQYANLDIIKDDELILMFKKFGTKLETNSFSKNNLITESKQKQINNFLRWLLKTSPKSDNGFDIRYLILSEMDRIYYEG encoded by the coding sequence ATGAAGAACAATAGCATATTAGAAAAAGTAAATAAAATAGTTAAAGAAAATAATTTTGATAGAAAAACCATAATTAAGCTCTCAATATTAATTTTGGTTAGCATATTAACATTTTTTGCGTTTTTATTTCTTCTTAATATTTTAGCTGAAGTAATATATATTGCTAATTACAGAGGTCTTAAATTAAGTAAAAAATGAATATTTTTTCTTATGCCTATAACTTGCTTAAAACTTCTAATTTATTATTTAATTTTTAGGCTTGTTGCAAAAGTTAAAATACATCAATATTCAAACAGTAATATTTTCAAAGCATTAAAGTGATACAAAATTTATTGTTTTATAACTTTTAAATTTAAAAAAATTAATGAACTTGATTCAAAGAATTCATTTGATGAAGATGAAGTTAATATTATTAAGGTTTTTTCAAACAAAGGTCTAATACCCCTTGGTAGTGCTTCATTTGTAATGAAATATAAAAATTTTTGAAGAAAAAATAATAACATCGATTTTGTGTCCACAGATTTTTCTAATATATCAAATGATTGAATTAAGGATCTTTCGGATATTGAGATACTTCATACAAACTCTGCAGCAGTAAGATTAATTTATAAGTCAAAATATAAAATTGAGATTATGAATTCAAAAGTAATCTTGCCACAATATTGAAAATATAAAAATGGTAAAAAGATAATTAATAAGTATTGACTTTTTGGCATAAAACTTCAACAATTATTTAGATTATTAACATCAGAAAATTTGACAAGTGGGATATCAAAAAAGATAAGTGATATTGAATATGACATTGCTTTCTTACTTGCAAATGAAAAGATTTCAATGAAGAAAGCAATTGATGTTTTCAAACATTCAATAATCTCAAATAGTTTCTTCTACAACTTTGTAGCATTGAGCAAATTCGACATAAGAGATGAAATACAATGCGAAAAGGTTAAAAAATATTTGGATAATTTTGAATATTTTAATGATAAAAGAATTCTACAAGTTTTATTTGTAGTTAGAGAGATGTTTAAAAAATTGAAAATTGATGAAGATGCTCAAAAATTATATAAAGCAATTGATACTATTATTTACAAAGAACAAGCAAACAAAAAGTACGTTCAGTATGCTAATTTAGATATCATAAAAGATGATGAACTAATTTTAATGTTTAAAAAATTTGGTACTAAACTAGAAACAAATTCATTCTCAAAAAACAATTTGATTACTGAAAGTAAACAGAAACAAATAAACAACTTTTTAAGATGATTATTAAAAACAAGCCCAAAAAGTGATAATGGTTTTGATATTAGATACTTAATACTTTCTGAAATGGATAGGATTTATTATGAAGGATAA